The Desulfobacterales bacterium genome contains a region encoding:
- a CDS encoding GumC family protein: MTDEKITEQEIHLSDYYLVLLKHRFLILACLVLTVAVTLFFTLRMDPVFQSSTTLVIESPQITSPLTGERVDYQSYYSQNLTFNTHFKLITSRPVLERVIDELRLDRPENSDKLSPSPFQALLANVKENVRLLLGREKNELTPEEIREQIIEDLRGRIEIKEVRDTRLLQIAVEDTDPVLARDIANTLGRAYIRFDITNRMLASRNSFQTMRDQSYELKKKLEDAEQDFLKFKQRERLFSISGKQEVISQRISEFSELAVRNRNELQELSVQLGELQSLSTGNRLDVVRIRSMINNPMIDRLNQQLIESEIGLSKLRKVYRDKHPKVVQILGRISDTRTEILNQLDKELANMKNRRTLLLAKEKNLRNNIDELEQEALALSRKEVRYTALQRNVDTSRKLYDTLLDKLSESDVTESLGDETIRVVETAQVAIQPVRPKKRRNILLAVVLGLFGGIGLAFFMEYLDQTLHTEEDVQQYLGLPVLTVVPVASQAGKGYGYYSRKGGTSSGSKEKG, from the coding sequence ATGACTGACGAAAAAATTACCGAACAGGAAATCCACCTGAGCGACTACTACCTGGTCCTGCTCAAGCACCGGTTTCTCATCCTTGCCTGCCTGGTCCTGACCGTGGCGGTCACGCTCTTTTTCACCCTGCGGATGGACCCGGTCTTCCAGTCGTCCACCACCCTGGTTATCGAGAGTCCCCAGATCACCTCGCCGTTGACCGGGGAACGGGTCGACTATCAGAGCTATTACTCCCAGAACCTGACCTTTAACACCCATTTCAAGCTGATCACCTCCCGGCCGGTGCTGGAGCGGGTGATCGACGAACTGCGGCTCGACCGGCCGGAAAACTCCGACAAACTCTCACCCTCCCCCTTTCAGGCATTACTCGCCAATGTCAAGGAGAATGTCCGCCTCCTCCTGGGCCGGGAAAAGAACGAGCTGACCCCGGAGGAGATCCGCGAACAGATCATCGAAGACCTGCGCGGGCGGATCGAGATCAAGGAGGTCAGGGACACCCGCCTGCTCCAGATCGCGGTGGAGGATACCGACCCGGTGCTGGCCCGCGACATTGCCAACACCCTGGGCCGGGCCTATATCCGGTTCGACATCACCAACCGGATGCTGGCCTCCCGCAACTCCTTTCAGACCATGCGCGATCAGTCCTATGAACTCAAGAAAAAGCTCGAGGACGCGGAACAGGACTTTCTCAAGTTCAAGCAGCGCGAGCGGCTCTTCTCCATTTCCGGCAAGCAGGAGGTGATCTCCCAGCGGATCAGCGAGTTCAGTGAACTGGCGGTCAGGAACCGCAACGAACTCCAGGAGCTATCAGTGCAACTGGGCGAACTGCAATCGCTTTCAACCGGCAACAGGCTGGACGTGGTCCGGATCCGTTCCATGATTAACAATCCGATGATCGACCGGCTCAACCAGCAGTTGATTGAATCGGAAATAGGGCTTTCCAAGCTGCGCAAGGTCTATCGCGACAAACATCCCAAGGTGGTGCAGATCCTCGGCCGGATCAGTGATACCCGTACCGAGATCCTGAATCAGCTGGACAAGGAACTGGCCAATATGAAGAACCGCCGGACCCTGCTGCTGGCCAAGGAAAAGAATCTGAGAAACAACATTGACGAACTGGAGCAGGAGGCCCTGGCCCTGAGCCGGAAGGAGGTGCGGTACACGGCCTTGCAGCGCAATGTCGACACCAGCCGGAAACTCTACGATACCCTGCTGGACAAACTGAGCGAATCGGATGTCACCGAGTCCCTGGGCGACGAGACCATCAGGGTGGTGGAAACGGCCCAGGTGGCGATCCAGCCGGTCAGGCCGAAGAAGAGGCGCAACATCCTGCTCGCCGTTGTGCTCGGCCTGTTCGGCGGCATCGGCCTGGCCTTCTTCATGGAGTACCTGGATCAGACCCTTCATACCGAGGAGGATGTCCAGCAGTACCTGGGACTGCCGGTGCTGACCGTGGTGCCGGTGGCAAGCCAGGCGGGCAAGGGTTATGGCTATTATTCCCGCAAGGGCGGGACATCATCCGGTTCCAAGGAAAAGGGTTAA